GATTACATAGACAGAGGTGTGGAGAATGCGGAGGTCGTGAACTTCCTCATCTCCATAAAGGACAGGAAGAACGTTCTCATGCTCGAGGGCAATCATGACAAGTGGCTTTGGCTTTGGGCAAATGAGTGCACAGGCAGGTCAAGGGAGTTTGAGCTTGTCACAAGACCAATCCTCGAGAACGCGAATGTGAACAAGAAGGATGTGAGACAGTTATACAGAAAGCTGGGACAGTGTGCTTACTACAGCTATGATGGCAATATATATCTTGTTACGCATGCGGGACTCAGCGTGGTTCCCGACAATCTCACATTTGTGGCAACTGATCAGATGATACACGGTGTCGGAGATTACAACGACTTCGAGAAGATAGCTCAGACATTCTACGAGAAGATGCCGGAGAATTACTATCAGATCCATGGACACAGGAATACCAAGCAGCTCCCGGTCAGGGTGAACGACAGAGTGTTCAACCTTGAGGGAAGAGTCGAGTATGGCGGAGACCTCAGATGTGTTCAGGTGGATGCTGATGGAATCCATGAGATAGAGATCCACAACGATGTGTTCAAGGCACCTGAGATACAGGAGGAGCAGACCGTTACCACAAGCTCTGTTGCAGATGTGATCATTTCCTTGCGGGGGAACAGGTACATACAGGAGAAGACATTTGGTAATATTTCGTCATTCAACTTCACGAGCAAGGCATTCAATGACAGGGTGTGGGATGAGCAGACCACAAAAGCAAGGGGCTTGTACATTGACACATTCAAGGGAAGAGTCGCAGCGAGGGCGTATGACAAGTTCTTTAATATCAATGAGCACCCTGAGACAAAGTTTGATATGCTGCAGAATAAGCTGCAGTTTCCGGTGACTGCCTATGTCAAGGAGAACGGTTTCCTGGGACTCGTGAGCTACGATGAGTACAACGACGATCTGTTGATAGCGAGCAAGTCCACTATAGAGGGTCCATTCGCCGGCTGGCTGAAGGATATGATATATGAGAAGGTGACACCGGAGAATATAGAGAATATGAAGCGGTTTGCGAAGGACAACAATGTGACATTTGTATTTGAGTGTGTTGATATGAAGCATGATCCTCACATCATAGAGTACCCGGAGAGCAATCTGTATCTGCTTGATATAGTTTACAACCAGATAAACTATGCAAAGTACGATTACGATGCGATGTGTGATACAGCCCACCGGTTCGGCCTGACACCAAAGAAGAAGGCTTGCGAGCTTGCAACCTGGCAGGAGTTCTATGACTGGTACTATGATATCCTTGAGGATGATTACGAGTATAACGGCAGAGTCATAGAGGGATTCGTCATCGAGGACAGCGCCGGATATATGACAAAGCTCAAGCTTGCATATTATAATTTCTGGAAGCTTATGAGGACAATATCCCATGAGGCGATCAGAAACGGATATATCAAGAGGACTTCAGCACTCACCACCCCTCTTGCAAATGAGTACTATGCGTGGGTGAGAAAGCTTCACGATACAGAGGATCCTGCAAATGTTCCGAGGGATATATGCACGCTTAGAAGATGGTTTTATAATGACAAGAAGCAGGCGGAAGGCGATAGCCTGATATAGGTGATCATAAGAGGTAACACGTTGAATGCTTGACGGGTTATATCATGGCAGCAGCCTGACATAGATAATTATTCGGGCTTCTGTATACAGTTTCATTGTACGTTGAGTAGGAACGAGAGGTGGTATTGTATGATATTTTATACGTCCGATCTTCATTTTGGACATGCAAATGCTATAAAATTTGATGAGAGACCATTTACAGATGTGGATGATATGGCTGATGGAATGATACATAACTGGAACAGCAGGGTAGGAAAGAATGATACAGTGTATATTCTCGGGGATTTCTGCTTTAAATTAAAAGATCCGGAGCCGATCCTTGCAAGACTTAAAGGACGCAAACACCTCATTATTGGCAATCATGATCAGGTAATAATGGGAAGTGAGAAGCTGCAGTCCTACTTCGACGATATACAGAAGATGGACTATGTGAGCGACAGAGGCAAGCTGATAGTCATGTGTCACTTCCCGATAGCTGAGTGGAATAAGAAGAAAAGCGGGGCATACCATTTCTATGGACACATCCACAAGAGCAGTCCCGAAGTGTACAGCTTCATGACCAGTCAGGGACGTGCTTACAATGTAGGCTGCATGATCAACAACTACATGCCATGCACCGCCGACGAGATCATCCGAAATAACGAAATATATCAAGCCAGATTACAGTCAGGATAATCTGTGGATAATTGATGCTATGTAGAAAGATGTCAGCAATCAGTAAATCAGATTTTCAAAGGTTGCCATTCCTAATTATGAAAATAATAAATGACATATAGTGCAATTTAATGCTATAAAAAACCAGCCCATAGGTGTTAACGAAAAAGTAGATTACCTCCGGGGAATAGAATAAAAAGCCGATGCAGCAGTGCCAGAAATCGGTAGCGCAGACTTTTCTGTATCAGCATTTTCTTGCTAAGTCGCAGGCCTCACAGCCCTTATCGAGGCCGGAGACGCATGCAGATAGAAAATGCTGAAGCAGGAAGAGGTCAAGCGTGATTTCAGACACTGCTGCATCGGCTTTTTCTGTTCCCTCGGAGGGGCACAACCTTCCGTCAGCACCTATGGGCGTCCGTCAACTAATTCCTCGGCGGCAGCGTAATGTAGTTCCTGTCAGATGGTTGGAACAGCTTTGGCCTGAAGTCCTCCTTGGTGAGTTCGAATATGGAGTGGGACACCAGGAAGTAGTAAGCTTCCACAGCTTGATCTACATCGATGTTCGTGATCTCCGGGCTGTTAAGGTAACCCTTGATGGCTACGGTGAGACCCATGACAAGATACTTACATATAATGAGAGGAGACAGCATAGGGTTGGATGGAATCTGATCGGTGTCGAATATCTTCAGGTGTTCCTTGAAGAAGCTAGTGAACTGCTCGATCATGACCTGCTCAAAGCTGTTCTGTCCGGTTGTCTCGAAAAGCTTTCTGTAAAGCTTTGCTTCATTGATAATGTGGGTGAAAAGGTACTTGATCGCTTCTAGGATCATGTTGTGTTCCAGCAGGACTTCAAGCTCCTTTGTCACTTCATTGTAAAGCATATAGTCCATCAGTTCGTATTTGTCTTTGAAATATCTATAGAAGATAGGTCTTGATATACCCACATCCTCAGCAATCATAGTAACTGTAATTTTCTCGAAAGAATACTCATTTACAAGCTTTTTAAAGCTTCTGATAATTTTGTCTTCTGTCTTTTCTTCGCTTAGATTTGGCACTTCCCAAACCTCCTTTTTAGTCTATATATGACAGTTCCAAGTGAATCTGTTTATCAGATGTATGACCAAATGTTCCAATTTTGAATATGTGTTCATACGTTTGTTACAGATTACCATATTTGTAACAAAATGTAAACGTTTTCGTATTTTGAGTAGTTTATTAAAAAAAAATCAGGTTGTATAATCCACCACAGAATAGAAAAAGGAGATGTTATGGCTATGTTAAAACTAGGAGAAAAGATAGTAAGTGCGAGAGTCGTGATACTGATCCTCGGCTTCATTCTTCTCATACCAGCGGCATACGGGTATATCAAGACCAAGGTAAACTACGATATTCTGTCATATCTTCCTAAGGATATCGAGACAATGGTAGGTCAGGATATACTGGTTGACCAGTTTGGTACAGGAGCCTTTTCACTGTACGTTGTGGAGGGTATGGAGGATAAAGAAGTATCCG
This sequence is a window from Coprococcus eutactus. Protein-coding genes within it:
- a CDS encoding RNA ligase; the protein is MRVLLLLRGSAGCGKSTWIEKNNLKPYTLSADDIRLLCQSPVLQVDGTHGISQKNDAAVWKTLFSLLETRMQKGEFTVIDATNSKTSEMNRYKSMCETYRYRIYCVDFTDIPIEEVKRRNAGRDEIKRVSDDVIDKMYSRFKTQKIPAGIKVIKPDELDIIWMKLRDFSEYKRIHHIGDVHGCYTALMKYLDENGGIKDDEFYIFVGDYIDRGVENAEVVNFLISIKDRKNVLMLEGNHDKWLWLWANECTGRSREFELVTRPILENANVNKKDVRQLYRKLGQCAYYSYDGNIYLVTHAGLSVVPDNLTFVATDQMIHGVGDYNDFEKIAQTFYEKMPENYYQIHGHRNTKQLPVRVNDRVFNLEGRVEYGGDLRCVQVDADGIHEIEIHNDVFKAPEIQEEQTVTTSSVADVIISLRGNRYIQEKTFGNISSFNFTSKAFNDRVWDEQTTKARGLYIDTFKGRVAARAYDKFFNINEHPETKFDMLQNKLQFPVTAYVKENGFLGLVSYDEYNDDLLIASKSTIEGPFAGWLKDMIYEKVTPENIENMKRFAKDNNVTFVFECVDMKHDPHIIEYPESNLYLLDIVYNQINYAKYDYDAMCDTAHRFGLTPKKKACELATWQEFYDWYYDILEDDYEYNGRVIEGFVIEDSAGYMTKLKLAYYNFWKLMRTISHEAIRNGYIKRTSALTTPLANEYYAWVRKLHDTEDPANVPRDICTLRRWFYNDKKQAEGDSLI
- a CDS encoding metallophosphoesterase family protein, which encodes MIFYTSDLHFGHANAIKFDERPFTDVDDMADGMIHNWNSRVGKNDTVYILGDFCFKLKDPEPILARLKGRKHLIIGNHDQVIMGSEKLQSYFDDIQKMDYVSDRGKLIVMCHFPIAEWNKKKSGAYHFYGHIHKSSPEVYSFMTSQGRAYNVGCMINNYMPCTADEIIRNNEIYQARLQSG
- a CDS encoding TetR/AcrR family transcriptional regulator; its protein translation is MPNLSEEKTEDKIIRSFKKLVNEYSFEKITVTMIAEDVGISRPIFYRYFKDKYELMDYMLYNEVTKELEVLLEHNMILEAIKYLFTHIINEAKLYRKLFETTGQNSFEQVMIEQFTSFFKEHLKIFDTDQIPSNPMLSPLIICKYLVMGLTVAIKGYLNSPEITNIDVDQAVEAYYFLVSHSIFELTKEDFRPKLFQPSDRNYITLPPRN